The genomic stretch TCTCGAGGGTGCGCTCGTCGGCGACCTGCATGTCCCGCACCGTCTGGAGGCCCGTCCCGGCGGGAATCAGCTTCCCGAGGATGACGTTCTCCTTCAGGCCGATCAGGTCGTCGACCTGGCCCTTCATGCTGGCCTCGGTCAGCACGTGGGTGGTGTGCTGGAAGCTCGCGGCGGACAGCCAGCTCTTGGTGGTCAGGCTGCTCTTGGTGATGCCCAGCAGGACGGGCTTCCAGGAGCTGGGGGTCTGGCCTTCCTCGAGCAGGTCGTTGGCCTGGTCGACTTCCCAGCGTTCCACGGTCTGCCCTTCGAGCAGTTCGGTGTCGCCGCCGTCGGTGATCTCGACCCAGCGGAGCATCTGGCGCACGATGACTTCGATGTGCTTGTCGTGCACCTTCACGCCCTGGCTGCGGTATACGCGCTGCACTTCTTCCACCAGGTAGCGCTGGGCGGCGTCGGTGTCCTTGTACAGCAGGAGGTCGTGGGGGTTGATGGCGCCGCGCGTGAGGGGCTGACCGGCTTCGACGCGGTCGCCGTCCTTGACGATCATGCGCAGGCCCTTGCTGATCTTCATGGCGGTCTTGCTGGAGTACTGGTCGTCGTCGGCCTCGATGCGCACGAGGTAGCGTTCCTCGTCCTCCTCGATGCGCACCACGCCGTCACGGTCGGCCACGGCCGCCGAGGTCTTGGGCTTGCGGGCTTCGAACAGTTCGATCACGCGGGGCAGACCCATGGTGATGTCCCCGCCGCCGCTGCCGGCGACCCCACCGGTGTGGAAGGTGCGCATGGTGAGCTGCGTGCCGGGCTCGCCGATGGATTCGGCGGCGACGACGCCGACCGCTTCGCCCATGCTGACGGGCTTGGCCTGCGAGAGGTCGTAGCCGTAGCACTTCTGGCACACGCCGCTCTTGACGCGGCAGTTCAGGGGCGTGCGGATGAACACGCTCTGGAGGGCCTTGGCGCTCTTGGTGATCGCCTTGACGTCTTCCAGGGAGAGCATCTCGCCCGCTTCGATGGTGCGCCCGTCGACCTCGACCGCGTCGGACAGGGTGCGGCCGTAGATGCTGGTCTCGATCTCGCTGCTCTTGCGGGTGCGCCACTCGCCGGTGCGCTCGTCGGTCGCGCCCAGGGGCATGACGGTGTAGTCGGTGGTGCCGCAGTCCACGTCGCGCACGACGACCTCGTGGGCCACGTCGACCAGCTTGCGGGTCAGGTAGCCGGAGTCGGCGGTACGCAGCGCGGTGTCCGCGCCACCCTTACGGGCGCCGTGGGTGGAGATGAAGTATTCCAGCACCGACAGACCCTCGCGGAAGCTGGCGCGGATCGGCACTTCGATGGTGCTGCCGTCGGGGCGGGCCATCAGGCCGCGCATCCCGGCGAGCTGCGTGATCTGCTGCGCGTTACCACGGGCGCCGGAGAGGCTCATGATCCACAGGGGGTTGAAGGGGTAGTTCTTGCCGAAGTTGTCGAACATGGCGTTCTTGACTTCGTCCTTCGTGTCGTTCCAGAGCTGCACGACCTGCTTGTAGCGCTCTTCTTCGGTCATGAAGCCGAACTCGAAGTTCTGCTCGATCTCGGCGACCTTGGCGTCCGCCTCGGCCAGGATCTCGGTCTTGGCGGGCGGGATGACGATGTCGTCGATGCCGATGGTGATGCCGGAGGTCGTGGAGAGCTTGAAGCCCGCGTCCTTCAGGCCGTCGAGCAGCCCGGCAGTCGCCTCGATCCCGAGGTGCTTGAAGCACGCCATGACCATGTCCTTGAGGTGGTCCTTCTCGTAGGCGGTCTCGAGGTTCACGAGGGTGTCCACGAGGTGCGCCTGCATGCCCAGGGCTTCCTGCACGATCCGGCGGAACATCACGCGGCCCGCGCTGGTGTCGTAGGTGACGCCGTTCAGGCGGATGCGGACGTAGTCCTGGTGGTCGATCTCGCCGCGTTCGACGGCCATGACGGCCTCGTCGGGGTTGCTGAAGATGTACTTCAGGCGGCCGGGGCTGGTCTCCTGACCGGCCACGACGATGGGGCTGTTCAGCGCGACCTTCCCGCCGTCGAGGGCGGCCAGGGCGGCCTGCTCGTCGGCGAATTCGCTGCCCGCGCCGAGGTTGTCCTTGCGCAGCAGGGTCAGGGTGAAGATCCCCAGGATGATGTCGCGGCTGGGCTTGACGTTCGGCTCGCCGTTCGCGGGGGACAGCAGGTTATGCGCGCTGAGCATCTGGATGCGCGCCTCGGCCTGCGCCTGGGCGCTCAGGGGGACGTGGATGGCCATCTGGTCGCCGTCGAAGTCGGCGTTGAAGGCTTCACAGACCAGCGGGTGCAGCTGGATGGACTGACCCTCGACGAGCACGGGCTCGAAGGCCTGGATGCCCAGTCGGTGCAGGGTGGGCGCGCGGTTGAGCAGCACGACCTTGTCCTCGATGACCTCTTCCAGGGCGTCCCAGACGCTGTCGCGGGTGTCGCGGTAGCGTTCGAGCATCTTGCGGGCCTGCTTGATGTTCGTGACCTCGCCCTTCTCTTCCAGCACCTTGAAAAGGAAAGGCTTGAAGAGTTCGAGCGCCATGCGCTTGGGCACCCCGCACTGGTGGAGTTTCAGCTGCGGGCCGACCACGATCACGCTGCGGCCGGAGTAATCCACGCGCTTCCCGAGCAGGTTCTGACGGAAGCGGCCCTGTTTCCCGCCGAGCAGGTCGGTCAGGGAGCGCAGGCTGCGGTCGGAGCCGGGGTTCGTGACGGGGCTGCCGCGGCGGCCGTTGTCGATCAGGGCGTCCACCGCTTCCTGAAGCATGCGCTTCTCGTTGCGGATGATCATGTCCGGCGCGCCCTGGCTCATGAGCTTCTTCAGGCGGTTGTTGCGGTTGATCAGGCGGCGGTACAGGTCGTTCAGGTCTGAGGTCGCGAAGCGGCCGCCGTCCACCTGCACCATCGGACGCAGGTCCGGGGGCATGACGGGCACGGTGTTCAGGATCATCCAGCTGGGGTGGTTGCCGCTGCGCTTGAACGCGCGGGTCACTTCCAGGCGCTTGCGGGCCTTGGCGCGCTTGTGGCGGCTGGAGTCCTTCATCATCTCGTTCAGCTCGACTTCCAGCTGATCGAGGTCGAGGTCGTCGAGCAGTTCCTTGACGGCCTCGGCGCCCATCTTGGCGTCGAAGTCGTAGGACTCGATGACGCGCACCTGCTTGCGCACGAGGTCGATCTCGATGCGGCCGCTGATCTCGCTGCGCAGGTCGCCCCCGTCGGCGAGTTCGTCACCGGGCTCGACGCGGTCGCCGTTCACGACGAGGGGCTCGTCGTTGTACGCGTAGACCTTCGCCTTGCTGACGATGATGCTGGCGGGGTTGTGCAGGGTGATGGTGCCGTCGGCGTCCGCGACGATCTCCTCTTCCTTGTCGATCGCGCCCACGACCTTCTGGCCCCTCTTGACCTCGCTGCCGTCCCCGATCAGGACGTGCATGGTGGGGTTGATGGGGTACTCGGCGCGGCGCGTCCAGTGCGCCGTGACCTGCACGTCGCCCTTCTTCTTGGGGAAGGTGACGCCGGACAGGCGGCTGTCGCGGCTGACGCGCAGGCGGGTGCCGCTCGCGGCGTCGGCCAGGGTGGCGCCGGCCTCGACGATCTCGCCGTGCACGACCTGCACGTTCATGCCGTGCGGGATGTACACGCGGGCCAGGACTTCACCGCTGGGGGTGCCTTCCTCGTCCACGCCCTCGCGCAGCTCGACCATGACGCTGTCCTCGCCCATCTCGTGCAGCACGACGGTGCCGTCCACGGGCGCGGTGATTTGCACGTCGCTTTCCAGCTCGGCGAGGATCTCACCGGCGCGGAAGGCATCCTGCTCGACCAGCGCCTCGGCGGGCACGGGCAGGGTCGCCTCGACTTCCTCGCTGTACGCGATGATCGCCCGGCGGGGGAAGCGGTACTGCGCCAGGCCGTCCATCTTGCTGACGACGTTGCCGCCCAGGATCTGACCGCGCGTGACGTACTCGCCGTCACGGATCTCGGCGTCGGTGCCGTTCGGGATGGAGTACGTTTCCTGACGGCCGAAGCGCAGTTCACGGTACTCGTCGTCGCTCAGCAGCTCGCCGCGCTTGAGGGGCCGACCGTCCTTCTGGGCGTTGCGGGGGTCGGTGACCAGGAAGGAGCTGAAGTACAGCACCTTCTCCAGCTGACCGGCCGAGAGGTCGAGCAGCGTGCCGATCTTGCTGGGGGTGTCCTTCACGTACCAGATGTGCGCGGCGGGCGTCGCCAGGTCGATGTGACCCATGCGGTAGCGGCGCACCTTGCTGCTCGTGACCTCAACGCCGCAGCGCTCGCAGACCTTGCCCTCGTAGCGCTGGCGCTTGTACTTCCCGCAGGCGCACTCGTAGTCCTTCTGCGGCCCGAAGATGCGCTCGTCGAACAGACCTTCGCGCTCGGGTTTCAGGGTGCGGTAGTTGATGGTTTCGGGCTTTTCAACCTCGCCGAACGACCACTCGCGGATCTTCTCCGGGCTGGCGATGGCGATACGAACTTTGTTGAAATCTTTCATTCGAACTCCTTCGGAGTTGTTGATGGAGGATGGAAGATAGTTGATGGATTGACGCGTCTGGGGTTGTTCTGTCAACCATCAACTATCAACAGGCGCGCAGCGCCTTTAGCGCTTGGGCATCATGCCTTCGAAGATGTCGACGGCCTTGTCGCCGTTGTCGAGCACTTCGACGTCGAGGCCCAGCGAGTGAAGTTCCTTGACGAGCACCTTGAACGACTCGGGGATGGTGCTGCCCGAGACTTCCTCGCCCTTGACGATGCTCTGGTACGCGGCGTCGCGGCCGTCGATGTCGTCGGACTTGATGGTGAGCATTTCCTGCAGGACGTGCGCGGCGCCGTACGCTTCGAGCGCCCACACTTCCATTTCCCCGAAGCGCTGGCCGCCGAACTGGGCCTTCCCGCCGAGGGGCTGCTGGGTGATGAGGCTGTAGGGGCCGGTGGAGCGGGCGTGCAGTTTGTCTTCCACCATGTGGTACAGCTTCATGACGTACATGGTGCCGACCACGACGGGGCCGCTGATGGGTTCGCCGGTGCGGCCGTCGTACAGGACGCTCTTGCCGGTGCGGCTGAGTTCCATCTGGGATTTCTCGTAGTCGCCGCTGGTGTCGCTGATCACGCCGAGTTTCGCGGCGCGGTCGAGGACTTCCTGCTCGCGCTTGTCGAGTTCGAAGCCGTCGTCCTTGTTGCGCTGGATGCGTTCGGCGGCGGCCACCTCAAGCATTTCCTTGATGGTCGCTTCGGTGACGGAGTCGAAGACCGGCGTCTCGAATTTCTGCCCCGTGAGGCGGGCCACTTCACCCAGGTGGGTTTCCAGGATCTGCCCGAGGTTCATGCGCGAGGGCACACCCAGGGGGTTGAACACGAGGTCGACGGGGGTGCCATCTTCGAGGTAGGGCATGTCCTCGGGGGCCATGATCTTGGAGACCACGCCCTTGTTCCCGTGGCGGTTGGCGACCTTGTCGCCTACCTGCAGCTGGCGTTTCTGGGCCACGTACACGCGGACCATTTCACGCACGCCGGGCTTGAGGTCCACGCCTTCGTCGCCGCGGCGGAAGCGGACGGTTTTCACGACGATGCCGCCCTGGCCGGACTGCACGCGCAGCGAGGTGTCCTTCACTTCGCGGGCCTTCTCACCGAAGATCGAACGCAGGAGGCGCTCTTCAGGGGTGGGTTCGCTTTCGCCCTTGAAGCTGGTCTTGCCGACAAGGATGTCGCCGGGTTTGACTTCGGCGCCCACGCGGACGATGCCGTCCTCGTCGAGGTCGCGCAGCGCGGCCTCACTGAGGCCGGGGATGTCGCGGGTGATCTTCTCGGGCCCGAGCTTGGTGTCGCGCGCCTCGATCTCGTCCTTCTCGATGTGCACGCTGGTGTAGAAGTCCTTGCGGACCAGGCCCTCGCTGATGCAGATCGCGTCTTCGAAGTTGAAGCCGTCGAAGGGCATGATCGCGATGGTGATGTTCTGACCCAGCGCGAGGCGACCGAGGTCGCTGGCGGGACCGTCGGCGATGACCTGACCGGCGCTCACCGTGTCACCGATGTCCACGATGGGGTGCTGGTCGAGGTTGGTGCCCTGGTTGCTGCGCGTGAAGCGCACGAGTTCGAAGGTGCGGACGTTGCCGGCGCTGTAGCCGATGGCGGGCGCGTCCTCGGTCAGGGTGACCTGGATGTTGCGGGCGTCCACGTACGTCACGCGGCCGGTCACGTCGCTCACGACGCTGGTGCCGCTGTCGGTCACCACGCGGCGCTCGACGCCGGTGCCCACGGCGGGGCTGTCGGCGCGCACGAGCGGCACGGCCTGCGACTGCATGTTGGAACCCATGAGCGCGCGGTTGGCGTCGTCGTGCTCCAGGAAGGGAATCAGGGACGTGTTGATGGACACGATCTGCTTGGGGGACACGTCCATGTAGTCCACTTCTTCCGGGGTGTACCACAGCGGGTCGCCCTTGCGGCGGGCCAGGACGCGCTCGTCACTGAAGGTGCCGTCCGGCTGCAGCGGGCTGTTCGCCTGCGCGACGGTGTAGCGGTCCTCGATGTCGGCGGTCATGTAGATCACGTCGTCGCTGACGCGGCCGTTCTCGACCTTGCGGTACGGGGCCTCGATGAAGCCCAGGTCGTTCACCTTCGCGTAGGAGGCCAGCGAGGAGATCAGGCCGATGTTGGCGCCTTCGGGCGTCTCGATCGGGCAGATGCGACCGTAGTGGGTCCGGTGCACGTCGCGCACGTCGAAGCCGGCGCGTTCGCGGGTCAGACCGCCCGGCCCCAGCGCGGAGATACGGCGCTTGTGGCGCAGGTCCGACAGGGGGTTGGTCTGGTCCTTGAACTGGCTGAGCTGGCTGCGGCCGAAGAATTCGCGCATGGCCGCCACGATGGGGCGGTTGTTCACGAGTTTCGTGGGGGTCGCGGCGTCGGGGTTGCCCAGCAGCATGCGCTCGCGCACGCCACGCGCCATGCGGCCCATGCCCACGCGCAGCTGGTCGGCGAGCAGTTCGCCCACGGTGCGCACGCGGCGGTTGCCGAGGTGGTCGATGTCGTCCTCGCCCACGGGCACGTCGTGCAGCACGCCGTCGCTGTCGGCCATGCTGACGGTCTCGCGGCCGTACTGCAGCGCCATCAGGTAGCGGATGGTGTCCACCAGGCCGGCGTCCGTGAACTTGCCGTCCTCGAAGTTCAGCAGGGTGCGCTCTTCACGCTGCACGCCCAGCTTGGTGTTCATCTTGAAGCGGCCGGGTTCGCCCAGGTCGTAGCGGCGGGGGTCGGCCAGCAGCCCGTACAGGTACTGGATGGCCTTGTCGCGCTTGGGCGGATCGCCGGGGCGCAGGACCGTGAACAGGCGCAGCAGGGCCTCGTCGGCGCCCATGCCCGCGCTCTTGTCCTCGGGGAGTTCCATGTCCGGCTCGAACTCCGTGAACAGCGCCTTGAGGCTGGCGTCGTCGTAGCCCAGGACGCGCAGCAGCATCGCCACGGGGAACTTGCGCTTGTTGACCTTCATTTCCAGGATGCCGCCCGCGAACTCCAGTTCGATCCAGGGGCCGCGCTTGGGCATGGGGATGATCGCGCCGGTGTACATCTTCTTGATGCCCTTGTAGGAGCTGGTGAAGTACACGCCGGGGCTGCGGTGGATCTGGGAGATGATCACGCGGTCCGCGCCGTTGATGACGAAGCTGCCGTCCTCGGTCATCAGGGGCAGGTCGCCCAGGAACACCTGGTCTTCCTTGATCAGGCCGCTGTCCTTGTGGATCAGCTGGAGCTTGGCGTACATGGGCGCCTGGTAGGTGACGTCCTTCTCGCGGCACTCCTCGGGGGTGTAGGGCGGCTCGCCCAGACGGTACTCCAGGAAGTCCAGCACCAGGCCCGTTGAGCGGCCCTTCTCGGTCTCGTCGATGGGGAAGACTTCCTTGAAGGCACTCTGCAGCCCGACGTTCTCGCGGCCGTCGGGGGCCCGGTCGGCCTGCAGGAAGGCCCTGAAGGAGTTCACCTGAATCTCGGTCAGGTTGGGAAGCGGAATCACGTCCGCGATGTCACCGAATCGCTCGATGCGGGGTCCTTTACCGGTCAAACTCATGTCCACCTCGCACGCCCTCTTGTGGATTCCCGCGTCTTTCCGGGGTGGAGAAACGACGCGTCCGGGAAGCGCGGCCCCCTGTGTGGTGCGGGCGCGTTCCCTGGAGAATGAATTAGTTTTGCAGACCCGTTCGCCGCAAAGAACTCCTGATCCGACCCATCATGGTCAGCACAGAGCAGTATACGCCCGTCCGGCATGACCGGTCAACGGGCGGCCGCAACGCGGGGCGGGCGCGGGTGATGGCGCGAAGTATGGCGCACATCCCCTCCCGGAATCAATCCACCCCGAACCTCAGCCGGACTTCACGATGATGGGCAGGAATTCCCGGCCGCGCCCCGTAGCATGAGAGCGTGGACGCCCTTGCCCCCTACCTGCCGCTGATCTACACCATCCTGCGCGGTCTGGCCCTGATCGGTCTGATCCACGCGATCGTCACGCGGCAGCAGGTGTACTGGATCGTCATGCTGCTGTTCGGCGCGCTGTTCGGCGGCCTGTTCGGACTGGCGTTCGCCGCCGTGTACACCTTCATGGTCCTGATCCCCGCCGCGCGCGGGGGCGGCCGCGTGGCCGGGCAGGCCGTGGCGCGCGGCGTCGAGGCCCTCAAGCCCCTGGACACCCGCATCCGCGAGGCGCATGAGCGCCTGACCGAGAGTGATACCCTCCAGCACCGCGCGGACCTGGCCGCGCTGCAGGCCCGCGCGGGTCGCCCGGACGACGCACAGGCCACCCTCGCGCCCCTGCTGAGTGGCATCTACGCCGACGACCCGGTCGTGCTGCTCACCAGCGCCGAACTCGACCTCGCCCGGGGCGACTTCAGCGCCGCCGAGGGCAAACTCACCCGCGTGGACCTGCGCACCAGCGCCGCCACCCGCACCCGGACCCTCACCCTGCTGGCGCAGGCGCAGGCCGCCCAGGGCAAACCCGACGCCGACCAGACGTACCGCGACGCCATCACGGGCGCCACCACCGAGGAACCCCGCGCCCGCTACGCCGCGTACCTGATCGGCCAGGGCCGCGCCGCCGACGCCCGCACCCTGCTCGACCAGATCGCCAAGACCGAATCGCGCGCCACGAATCTGTACAAGCGCCAGGAACGCGAGTGGTTCCAGATGGCCGCCGGGCTGCGCAAAGAGCTGAAGTGATCGCCGTGCCGGTCTACCTGTACGACCCGCCCAGCCCGCCGCACCCTGCCCAGATCCGGCGGGTGGATGGTGCCCAGACGGTCTGGACGCTGCCCATTCCCGCCGAACTGACCCGGCAATCCGCGCAACTGGGCCTGGGGGGCCTGTGGGTCAGCCTGTGCCCCACAGGCAGCGTCACCGCGGCGTCCGCGTGCGAGACGTGGCAGCTGAACCCGGACACCGGCGCGCGCCTGAACAGCTGGCCGGGCGAGCTGTGGACCGCGCAGACCGACGCGGTGGTGCTCGTCACCGACCGCTCCAGATCCTTTGACGCCTTGGATGTGTTCACCTTCCAGGCGACCGTCGTGCAGGCCGCCGGGCCGCGCGCCGTGACCGGCCAGCTCAGCGCCCGGCCTCACTGCGGCGGGTTCGATGTGCTGGGCCTGCGCTGGATGGGGGAGACCC from Deinococcus soli (ex Cha et al. 2016) encodes the following:
- a CDS encoding DNA-directed RNA polymerase subunit beta' is translated as MKDFNKVRIAIASPEKIREWSFGEVEKPETINYRTLKPEREGLFDERIFGPQKDYECACGKYKRQRYEGKVCERCGVEVTSSKVRRYRMGHIDLATPAAHIWYVKDTPSKIGTLLDLSAGQLEKVLYFSSFLVTDPRNAQKDGRPLKRGELLSDDEYRELRFGRQETYSIPNGTDAEIRDGEYVTRGQILGGNVVSKMDGLAQYRFPRRAIIAYSEEVEATLPVPAEALVEQDAFRAGEILAELESDVQITAPVDGTVVLHEMGEDSVMVELREGVDEEGTPSGEVLARVYIPHGMNVQVVHGEIVEAGATLADAASGTRLRVSRDSRLSGVTFPKKKGDVQVTAHWTRRAEYPINPTMHVLIGDGSEVKRGQKVVGAIDKEEEIVADADGTITLHNPASIIVSKAKVYAYNDEPLVVNGDRVEPGDELADGGDLRSEISGRIEIDLVRKQVRVIESYDFDAKMGAEAVKELLDDLDLDQLEVELNEMMKDSSRHKRAKARKRLEVTRAFKRSGNHPSWMILNTVPVMPPDLRPMVQVDGGRFATSDLNDLYRRLINRNNRLKKLMSQGAPDMIIRNEKRMLQEAVDALIDNGRRGSPVTNPGSDRSLRSLTDLLGGKQGRFRQNLLGKRVDYSGRSVIVVGPQLKLHQCGVPKRMALELFKPFLFKVLEEKGEVTNIKQARKMLERYRDTRDSVWDALEEVIEDKVVLLNRAPTLHRLGIQAFEPVLVEGQSIQLHPLVCEAFNADFDGDQMAIHVPLSAQAQAEARIQMLSAHNLLSPANGEPNVKPSRDIILGIFTLTLLRKDNLGAGSEFADEQAALAALDGGKVALNSPIVVAGQETSPGRLKYIFSNPDEAVMAVERGEIDHQDYVRIRLNGVTYDTSAGRVMFRRIVQEALGMQAHLVDTLVNLETAYEKDHLKDMVMACFKHLGIEATAGLLDGLKDAGFKLSTTSGITIGIDDIVIPPAKTEILAEADAKVAEIEQNFEFGFMTEEERYKQVVQLWNDTKDEVKNAMFDNFGKNYPFNPLWIMSLSGARGNAQQITQLAGMRGLMARPDGSTIEVPIRASFREGLSVLEYFISTHGARKGGADTALRTADSGYLTRKLVDVAHEVVVRDVDCGTTDYTVMPLGATDERTGEWRTRKSSEIETSIYGRTLSDAVEVDGRTIEAGEMLSLEDVKAITKSAKALQSVFIRTPLNCRVKSGVCQKCYGYDLSQAKPVSMGEAVGVVAAESIGEPGTQLTMRTFHTGGVAGSGGGDITMGLPRVIELFEARKPKTSAAVADRDGVVRIEEDEERYLVRIEADDDQYSSKTAMKISKGLRMIVKDGDRVEAGQPLTRGAINPHDLLLYKDTDAAQRYLVEEVQRVYRSQGVKVHDKHIEVIVRQMLRWVEITDGGDTELLEGQTVERWEVDQANDLLEEGQTPSSWKPVLLGITKSSLTTKSWLSAASFQHTTHVLTEASMKGQVDDLIGLKENVILGKLIPAGTGLQTVRDMQVADERTLEKYGEGSTSTDSVTGNRSYDDTRPGVVNENVTYTN
- a CDS encoding DNA-directed RNA polymerase subunit beta; amino-acid sequence: MSLTGKGPRIERFGDIADVIPLPNLTEIQVNSFRAFLQADRAPDGRENVGLQSAFKEVFPIDETEKGRSTGLVLDFLEYRLGEPPYTPEECREKDVTYQAPMYAKLQLIHKDSGLIKEDQVFLGDLPLMTEDGSFVINGADRVIISQIHRSPGVYFTSSYKGIKKMYTGAIIPMPKRGPWIELEFAGGILEMKVNKRKFPVAMLLRVLGYDDASLKALFTEFEPDMELPEDKSAGMGADEALLRLFTVLRPGDPPKRDKAIQYLYGLLADPRRYDLGEPGRFKMNTKLGVQREERTLLNFEDGKFTDAGLVDTIRYLMALQYGRETVSMADSDGVLHDVPVGEDDIDHLGNRRVRTVGELLADQLRVGMGRMARGVRERMLLGNPDAATPTKLVNNRPIVAAMREFFGRSQLSQFKDQTNPLSDLRHKRRISALGPGGLTRERAGFDVRDVHRTHYGRICPIETPEGANIGLISSLASYAKVNDLGFIEAPYRKVENGRVSDDVIYMTADIEDRYTVAQANSPLQPDGTFSDERVLARRKGDPLWYTPEEVDYMDVSPKQIVSINTSLIPFLEHDDANRALMGSNMQSQAVPLVRADSPAVGTGVERRVVTDSGTSVVSDVTGRVTYVDARNIQVTLTEDAPAIGYSAGNVRTFELVRFTRSNQGTNLDQHPIVDIGDTVSAGQVIADGPASDLGRLALGQNITIAIMPFDGFNFEDAICISEGLVRKDFYTSVHIEKDEIEARDTKLGPEKITRDIPGLSEAALRDLDEDGIVRVGAEVKPGDILVGKTSFKGESEPTPEERLLRSIFGEKAREVKDTSLRVQSGQGGIVVKTVRFRRGDEGVDLKPGVREMVRVYVAQKRQLQVGDKVANRHGNKGVVSKIMAPEDMPYLEDGTPVDLVFNPLGVPSRMNLGQILETHLGEVARLTGQKFETPVFDSVTEATIKEMLEVAAAERIQRNKDDGFELDKREQEVLDRAAKLGVISDTSGDYEKSQMELSRTGKSVLYDGRTGEPISGPVVVGTMYVMKLYHMVEDKLHARSTGPYSLITQQPLGGKAQFGGQRFGEMEVWALEAYGAAHVLQEMLTIKSDDIDGRDAAYQSIVKGEEVSGSTIPESFKVLVKELHSLGLDVEVLDNGDKAVDIFEGMMPKR
- a CDS encoding tetratricopeptide repeat protein, giving the protein MDALAPYLPLIYTILRGLALIGLIHAIVTRQQVYWIVMLLFGALFGGLFGLAFAAVYTFMVLIPAARGGGRVAGQAVARGVEALKPLDTRIREAHERLTESDTLQHRADLAALQARAGRPDDAQATLAPLLSGIYADDPVVLLTSAELDLARGDFSAAEGKLTRVDLRTSAATRTRTLTLLAQAQAAQGKPDADQTYRDAITGATTEEPRARYAAYLIGQGRAADARTLLDQIAKTESRATNLYKRQEREWFQMAAGLRKELK